In Chitinivorax sp. B, the following are encoded in one genomic region:
- a CDS encoding aminodeoxychorismate/anthranilate synthase component II, translating into MLLMIDNYDSFTYNLVQYFGELGQEVVVHRNDEISLDEIAELKPKYLVLSPGPCTPNEAGVSVPAIHRFQGELPILGVCLGHQSIGQAFGGKIVHAKQLMHGKVSPVHHLDVGVFKGLPNPVTCTRYHSLVIERESLPDCLEITAWTDDSEIMGVRHKTLPIEGVQFHPESILTEQGHQMLKNFLDAFA; encoded by the coding sequence ATGCTCCTGATGATCGATAACTATGATTCCTTTACCTACAACCTTGTCCAGTACTTCGGCGAGCTGGGGCAGGAGGTGGTGGTGCATCGCAATGATGAGATTTCGCTGGACGAGATTGCCGAGCTGAAGCCGAAGTATCTGGTGTTGTCGCCAGGGCCGTGTACGCCGAATGAAGCTGGCGTGTCGGTACCGGCGATTCATCGTTTTCAGGGGGAATTGCCGATTCTGGGGGTGTGTTTGGGCCACCAGAGTATTGGGCAGGCGTTTGGTGGCAAGATTGTGCATGCCAAACAGCTGATGCATGGCAAGGTGTCGCCGGTGCATCATCTGGATGTGGGGGTGTTCAAGGGTTTGCCGAATCCTGTGACATGTACTCGTTATCATAGTCTGGTGATCGAGCGTGAAAGTTTGCCGGACTGTCTGGAAATTACGGCCTGGACAGACGATAGCGAGATTATGGGGGTACGCCATAAGACTTTGCCTATCGAGGGTGTGCAGTTTCATCCTGAATCGATCTTGACTGAGCAGGGCCATCAGATGCTGAAGAACTTTCTGGATGCATTTGCCTGA
- the purT gene encoding formate-dependent phosphoribosylglycinamide formyltransferase, whose product MRIGTPLSRGATRVMLLGSGELGKEVIIALQRLGVEVIAVDRYPHAPGHQVAHRWHAINMADPVALRTLVEQERPHLIVPEIEAIATDELLAIERAGLAEVIPTARAAKLTMNREGIRRLAAEELGLPTSPYAFADSLAVLQAAIDDGIGYPCLVKPVMSSSGKGQSTVYGPDEVAAAWDYAAAGGRVNQGRVIVEGFIDFDYEITQLTVRATGQDGGIDTHFCEPIGHVQVKGDYVESWQPQPMSPVALLKSREIAKAVTDNLGGRGLFGVELFVKGDQVWFSEVSPRPHDTGLVTLCSQRLSEFELHARAILGLPVDAGMKRPGASAVIYGGMDAAGIAFDGVDEALSVPESDLRLFGKPEAFARRRMGVALANADEVEGARERAKLAASKVVPVEVA is encoded by the coding sequence ATGCGTATCGGAACCCCGCTATCACGCGGTGCGACTCGGGTCATGTTGTTGGGTAGTGGCGAATTGGGTAAAGAAGTGATCATTGCCCTGCAACGCCTTGGTGTGGAAGTGATTGCAGTGGATCGTTATCCGCACGCACCGGGCCATCAGGTGGCGCATCGCTGGCATGCCATCAATATGGCTGATCCCGTTGCGTTGCGTACCCTAGTTGAACAGGAGCGGCCCCATCTGATTGTGCCGGAGATTGAGGCGATTGCTACCGACGAATTGTTGGCCATCGAGCGGGCCGGCCTGGCGGAAGTCATTCCGACTGCGCGTGCCGCCAAGTTGACCATGAATCGCGAAGGTATTCGCCGTCTGGCTGCCGAAGAATTGGGTCTGCCGACATCACCCTATGCGTTTGCTGATAGTTTGGCCGTATTGCAGGCTGCCATTGATGATGGGATTGGTTACCCATGCTTGGTGAAGCCTGTGATGTCTTCGTCAGGTAAAGGTCAATCAACGGTGTATGGCCCGGATGAAGTTGCCGCCGCCTGGGACTATGCAGCAGCTGGCGGGCGTGTGAACCAGGGGCGTGTGATCGTCGAAGGATTCATCGATTTTGACTATGAGATTACCCAGCTGACTGTGCGCGCAACAGGGCAGGATGGTGGGATCGACACTCACTTCTGCGAGCCGATTGGTCATGTGCAGGTAAAGGGTGATTATGTCGAGAGCTGGCAGCCGCAGCCGATGAGCCCGGTGGCTTTGCTGAAGTCACGCGAGATTGCCAAGGCCGTGACGGATAACCTGGGCGGCCGTGGGTTGTTTGGCGTGGAACTGTTCGTGAAGGGCGATCAGGTGTGGTTCTCGGAAGTAAGCCCGCGACCACACGATACCGGCTTGGTGACCTTGTGTTCGCAACGACTGTCTGAATTTGAATTGCATGCCCGGGCAATTCTCGGGCTACCGGTGGATGCCGGTATGAAGCGCCCCGGCGCCTCAGCGGTCATCTATGGCGGGATGGATGCAGCAGGAATCGCTTTTGATGGCGTCGATGAGGCACTGTCGGTGCCGGAGTCCGATCTCAGGTTGTTTGGTAAGCCGGAAGCGTTTGCGCGGCGCCGCATGGGTGTCGCGTTGGCAAACGCCGATGAGGTGGAGGGTGCGAGGGAACGGGCCAAACTGGCGGCGTCCAAAGTGGTACCGGTCGAGGTGGCGTGA
- a CDS encoding group II truncated hemoglobin — MAELTPYELLGGEAVVRRLVDRFYDYMEQDPRAKHLRDMHPADLTGSRDKLFMFLSGWLGGPDLFVQQFGHPMLRARHLPFTVDEEARDQWIMCMLQAMEEIPMDDTLREHLEVSFWKTADFMRNR; from the coding sequence ATGGCTGAACTGACGCCTTATGAGTTGTTGGGTGGCGAAGCTGTCGTACGCCGTCTGGTCGATCGATTCTATGACTATATGGAACAGGACCCACGTGCCAAACACCTTCGTGATATGCATCCGGCTGATTTGACCGGTTCTCGTGACAAACTGTTCATGTTTCTGTCAGGCTGGCTCGGTGGGCCGGACCTGTTCGTACAACAGTTTGGTCACCCGATGTTGAGGGCTCGCCATCTGCCTTTTACAGTGGACGAAGAAGCGCGTGATCAATGGATCATGTGCATGCTGCAGGCGATGGAGGAAATTCCGATGGATGACACGCTGCGTGAACATCTGGAGGTATCATTCTGGAAGACTGCGGATTTCATGCGGAATCGCTGA
- the trpD gene encoding anthranilate phosphoribosyltransferase — MITPQAALNRLIDGNELFYDEMVSLMRQIMSGQVAPTQIAAILIGLRVKVETVSEIAAAAAVMREFSTKVPVRDRFHLVDTCGTGGDKAHTFNISTTSAFVAAAAGAKVAKHGGRSVSSKSGSADVLEALGVNLNLTPEQVGQSIDDIGVGFMFAPNYHSAMKYVAPVRKELGVRTIFNILGPLTNPAGAEHQVMGVFHPDLVGIQARVLQQLGSHHVMIVHGSDGLDEITLNGDTLVAELKHGEIHEYRINPGQFGIRQTELDAIKTLDAEQSAAMLLSVLDNEPGPARDIVLLNAGAAIYTAGVAHSLETGIERAQDALESGEAKYRLQRLIEFTNLQGA; from the coding sequence ATGATCACCCCTCAGGCCGCGTTGAACCGGCTGATTGACGGAAACGAGCTGTTTTACGACGAAATGGTGTCGCTGATGCGCCAGATCATGTCTGGCCAAGTGGCACCTACCCAGATTGCGGCCATCTTGATCGGGTTGCGGGTCAAGGTAGAGACAGTTTCAGAAATTGCAGCCGCAGCGGCGGTGATGCGAGAGTTTTCAACCAAGGTGCCGGTGCGCGATCGTTTTCACCTGGTGGATACCTGTGGTACGGGTGGCGACAAGGCGCATACGTTCAATATCTCGACCACGTCGGCTTTTGTGGCGGCGGCAGCGGGTGCCAAGGTGGCCAAGCATGGTGGCCGATCGGTGTCGTCCAAGTCCGGCAGTGCGGATGTGCTGGAGGCGTTGGGGGTCAATCTGAATCTGACACCGGAGCAGGTCGGGCAGTCGATTGACGATATCGGGGTCGGGTTCATGTTTGCGCCCAACTATCATTCGGCAATGAAATATGTTGCACCGGTCCGTAAAGAGCTGGGGGTGCGGACGATCTTCAATATTCTGGGGCCACTTACCAATCCAGCCGGGGCTGAGCATCAGGTGATGGGCGTGTTCCACCCTGATCTGGTGGGGATTCAGGCAAGGGTATTACAGCAGTTGGGTAGCCACCATGTCATGATCGTGCATGGCAGCGATGGGCTGGATGAAATTACCCTGAACGGGGATACCTTGGTGGCTGAATTGAAGCATGGCGAAATTCATGAATACCGTATCAACCCAGGGCAATTCGGTATACGGCAAACTGAGCTGGATGCGATCAAGACACTGGATGCGGAGCAGTCAGCAGCCATGTTGCTGAGCGTGCTGGATAATGAACCAGGCCCGGCGCGGGATATTGTATTGTTGAACGCGGGGGCGGCAATCTATACCGCGGGTGTTGCGCATAGCCTGGAGACAGGTATTGAGCGGGCGCAGGATGCGCTGGAGAGCGGTGAAGCCAAATACCGGTTGCAACGATTGATCGAGTTTACCAATCTGCAAGGCGCATGA
- a CDS encoding putative metalloprotease CJM1_0395 family protein, with product MPVTSSRGDTNSPGDKTVRQEQVDQINLNRLQQRDREVRAHELAHIAASGGLARGGASYVYQRGPDGQNYAIGGEVSIDVSPGNTPEETIEKARLVRAAALAPSDPSPQDRAIAAQANQMEIQARAEQAQLRAAETEVSRSLNGDDNPAIRGYTQEARQSVFDLTA from the coding sequence ATGCCCGTTACCTCATCCCGTGGCGATACCAACAGCCCCGGCGACAAAACTGTCCGCCAGGAACAGGTTGATCAAATCAACCTGAACAGGCTGCAACAGCGTGACCGGGAAGTCAGGGCGCATGAATTGGCCCATATTGCCGCCAGTGGCGGCTTGGCAAGAGGTGGCGCAAGCTATGTCTATCAACGTGGGCCAGATGGTCAGAATTACGCCATTGGCGGAGAAGTGAGCATTGATGTTTCCCCCGGCAACACACCGGAAGAAACCATTGAAAAAGCGCGCTTGGTTCGCGCTGCGGCACTGGCACCAAGTGACCCATCCCCTCAGGACCGTGCCATTGCCGCACAGGCCAACCAGATGGAAATTCAAGCGCGGGCCGAACAAGCCCAGCTACGCGCGGCAGAGACGGAAGTCAGCCGCTCCCTGAATGGGGATGACAACCCGGCCATCCGAGGTTATACCCAAGAAGCCAGACAGTCGGTTTTTGATCTGACAGCCTGA
- a CDS encoding phytanoyl-CoA dioxygenase family protein: MSRQTVLLRDGYLQLPAAIDAALCTRLKAELPTPMGRAGLRDLMATSPLCRQLVLGELQALAAVYLPQAKPVRVLYFDKTPAVNWCVGWHQDLSIAVQARREWTGFTGWSRKAGVWHVQPPDAVLASMLTLRLHLDPTHAGNGALQVVPGSHRYGRLPVAECRAKVSQADIVCCEAAPGDILLMRPLLLHASAPSIQPFHRRVLHIEFAAAALPGGLAWHEFGETSEMRRVM, encoded by the coding sequence TTGTCTCGGCAAACAGTGCTGTTGCGAGACGGTTATTTGCAACTTCCGGCCGCGATTGATGCAGCACTGTGTACACGGCTGAAAGCGGAACTTCCTACGCCAATGGGGCGAGCAGGGCTCCGTGACTTGATGGCAACATCTCCGTTGTGTCGCCAGCTGGTGTTGGGTGAATTGCAAGCATTGGCAGCCGTGTATTTACCACAGGCGAAGCCCGTTAGGGTGTTGTATTTTGACAAGACACCAGCAGTGAATTGGTGTGTTGGATGGCATCAGGATCTATCGATTGCAGTACAGGCCCGCCGTGAATGGACGGGTTTTACCGGGTGGTCTCGCAAGGCGGGTGTTTGGCATGTTCAGCCACCAGATGCTGTATTGGCAAGTATGCTGACATTGCGCTTGCATCTTGACCCCACGCATGCGGGCAATGGTGCGTTGCAGGTGGTGCCGGGTTCGCACCGGTACGGGCGCTTGCCTGTGGCTGAGTGTCGGGCGAAGGTATCCCAAGCTGACATTGTTTGTTGTGAGGCAGCACCAGGTGACATTTTGTTGATGAGGCCTTTGCTGTTGCATGCATCTGCACCCAGCATCCAGCCTTTTCATCGTCGCGTGTTGCATATTGAATTTGCGGCAGCGGCGTTGCCGGGTGGGTTGGCTTGGCATGAATTTGGAGAAACATCCGAGATGCGTCGGGTGATGTGA
- a CDS encoding mechanosensitive ion channel family protein, translated as MPFIHDKAILVDLISSGMLAVLLLALRVLVRRAIVSRDDLSIEIRRRWLVSLRNTGLLIFLFGLIFIWGSEIRTFAVSVVAVTAAIVVATRELIMCLVGAIYRTSSHAFDVGDMVELNGVKGKVVDLNLLSTTLLVSKQASGQSSVARLATIPNSLLFGQPAFNDALLGDYTLHLISIPLPVSTDWQRAERLLLEAATDECQPYLDQVNHHVQMLERNRSFDMPGVGPWVRIRWPDHEKIELELQVPLPLQGRSHAEQRILKAFLKAWQQATQPDEVTSRNKEAQQSDVNQIPS; from the coding sequence ATGCCTTTTATTCACGACAAAGCGATTCTTGTTGATCTGATCAGTAGTGGCATGCTGGCCGTTTTGCTGCTCGCGCTGCGTGTACTGGTACGACGAGCCATCGTATCGCGTGACGATCTGTCGATCGAAATCCGCCGACGCTGGCTGGTCAGCCTGCGCAATACTGGCCTGCTGATCTTCCTGTTTGGGCTCATCTTTATCTGGGGAAGCGAGATCCGCACCTTTGCGGTATCTGTCGTGGCCGTCACGGCAGCCATTGTGGTGGCCACCCGCGAGTTGATCATGTGCCTGGTGGGGGCCATCTATCGCACCAGCTCGCATGCGTTTGATGTAGGTGACATGGTGGAGCTGAATGGCGTCAAGGGTAAAGTGGTCGACCTCAATCTACTGTCCACCACCTTGTTGGTCAGCAAACAGGCCAGCGGTCAAAGCTCGGTCGCCCGGCTGGCAACCATCCCCAACAGTCTGTTGTTTGGGCAGCCTGCGTTCAACGATGCATTATTGGGTGACTACACACTACATCTGATCAGTATCCCGCTTCCCGTCAGTACAGATTGGCAACGGGCGGAGAGGTTGCTGCTGGAAGCAGCCACTGACGAATGCCAGCCCTATCTGGATCAGGTCAACCACCATGTACAGATGCTGGAACGTAACCGTTCGTTCGACATGCCGGGCGTTGGTCCCTGGGTACGCATCCGCTGGCCAGATCACGAAAAAATCGAATTGGAACTGCAAGTACCCTTACCGCTGCAAGGCCGCAGCCATGCCGAACAACGCATTCTGAAAGCGTTCCTGAAGGCTTGGCAGCAAGCTACCCAACCCGATGAGGTGACATCACGCAACAAGGAAGCACAACAGTCTGACGTCAATCAAATACCCAGTTGA
- a CDS encoding FKBP-type peptidyl-prolyl cis-trans isomerase — MSTTELPSGLIIDDLVVGEGATANPGQFVTVHYTGWLTDGSKFDSSVDRNDPFRFHLGGGQVIKGWDEGVAGMQIGGKRKLTIPPELGYGQRGAGGVIPPNATLVFEVELLAVR, encoded by the coding sequence ATGAGTACGACTGAACTCCCATCCGGCCTGATTATCGACGATCTGGTCGTTGGCGAAGGCGCCACGGCCAACCCTGGCCAATTCGTCACCGTGCATTACACAGGCTGGCTGACTGATGGCAGCAAGTTCGATTCCAGCGTTGATCGCAATGATCCATTCCGCTTTCACCTTGGTGGTGGCCAAGTCATCAAGGGATGGGATGAAGGTGTTGCCGGCATGCAAATCGGCGGCAAGCGCAAACTGACCATTCCACCAGAGCTGGGTTACGGCCAACGTGGTGCGGGCGGTGTCATTCCTCCCAATGCAACATTGGTATTTGAAGTGGAATTACTGGCAGTGCGCTAA
- a CDS encoding methyl-accepting chemotaxis protein, with protein MLSNVRIGARIAIGFGVLITLLVVTSALSFIAGVRQRDDIVHLVDEQIAAGFAASDMLYRSMLLRRFEKDLIINLQDPAKVDEYKKKWDGAMSQFKSSEAKIQALADDQEKDIIKQFDDALATYSTGFNKIHDAVKANTYPGPAEANKAMSEYKKPIHEMEQGISKFQELQLAHAKARAENTILSAKMSTQTALTISIVAVLVGLFAAWLITRSITRPLIQLQATMVEIEHSGDLTRRIQSDGHDEISLTSRAFNNLIENLRKVLSEAQASANKLRMASHDLNTASEQVAQASGLQSEAASSTAAAVEQMTVSINIVASSAKEVEHDAQKGRDLSNKGSEIAGNTAREINNIASVISESTSVIGSLSQRSQEIGGIVQVIKDIADQTNLLALNAAIEAARAGEQGRGFAVVADEVRKLAERTSQATAEISSVIDAVQHDTGSAVRSMGSASDKVNNGVALTQQVSNSLSEISQFTVSTTSKMAEISSAISEQSTASTQIAQNIEKIAQMSEENNSAIQQTANLATDLRNTAEMLDSLVRRFRIQAA; from the coding sequence ATGCTTTCAAATGTTCGTATCGGTGCCAGAATTGCCATTGGATTTGGCGTCCTGATCACCTTGCTGGTAGTTACTTCCGCACTCAGCTTCATCGCAGGCGTCCGGCAACGGGATGACATTGTTCATTTGGTGGATGAGCAGATCGCTGCCGGATTCGCCGCATCCGACATGCTGTATCGATCCATGCTGCTACGCCGGTTTGAAAAGGATCTGATCATCAATCTGCAAGACCCGGCCAAAGTGGACGAATACAAGAAAAAATGGGATGGCGCCATGAGTCAGTTCAAATCCTCTGAAGCCAAAATCCAGGCTCTGGCGGATGACCAGGAAAAAGACATCATCAAGCAATTTGATGATGCCCTGGCCACCTACTCCACTGGCTTCAACAAAATACATGACGCAGTCAAGGCCAATACGTACCCCGGCCCCGCCGAAGCCAACAAAGCCATGTCGGAATATAAAAAGCCCATTCACGAAATGGAGCAAGGCATCAGCAAGTTCCAGGAGTTACAGCTGGCCCATGCCAAGGCGCGTGCCGAAAACACCATTCTGTCCGCCAAGATGTCGACGCAAACTGCGTTGACGATCAGTATCGTGGCAGTATTGGTTGGCCTATTTGCCGCCTGGTTGATCACCCGTTCGATTACCCGGCCTTTGATTCAGCTACAAGCCACCATGGTAGAAATCGAACACAGCGGCGATCTGACCCGTCGCATCCAGTCGGATGGACACGACGAAATCAGCCTGACATCGCGAGCATTCAACAACTTGATTGAAAACCTGCGCAAAGTATTGAGTGAAGCACAGGCCAGTGCCAACAAACTGCGTATGGCATCACATGATCTGAACACAGCGTCAGAACAAGTCGCTCAGGCATCCGGCCTACAATCGGAAGCGGCCTCCTCTACGGCTGCTGCTGTCGAACAAATGACCGTCAGCATCAACATTGTGGCCAGCAGCGCCAAAGAGGTCGAGCATGATGCCCAGAAGGGGCGAGACCTGAGCAACAAAGGCTCCGAAATCGCGGGTAACACTGCACGCGAGATTAACAATATTGCAAGCGTCATCTCTGAATCAACATCGGTCATCGGCTCGCTCAGCCAACGCTCACAGGAGATCGGTGGCATCGTTCAGGTCATCAAGGACATCGCCGATCAAACGAATCTGTTGGCCTTGAATGCCGCCATTGAAGCGGCCCGTGCTGGTGAGCAAGGGCGCGGCTTTGCCGTCGTTGCCGACGAAGTCCGCAAATTGGCCGAACGCACCAGCCAGGCAACAGCGGAAATTTCAAGCGTCATTGACGCAGTCCAGCACGATACAGGCTCTGCTGTCCGCAGCATGGGGTCAGCCAGTGATAAGGTCAACAACGGCGTGGCCTTGACTCAGCAAGTATCCAATTCGCTATCGGAAATCAGTCAGTTTACCGTGTCCACCACCAGTAAAATGGCCGAAATTTCCAGCGCAATTTCAGAACAAAGCACTGCCAGCACGCAAATTGCCCAGAATATCGAGAAAATTGCGCAGATGAGCGAGGAGAACAACTCCGCCATTCAACAAACCGCCAACCTGGCAACTGATTTGCGCAATACTGCAGAAATGCTCGATTCGTTGGTACGACGCTTCCGGATTCAAGCGGCTTGA